One part of the Bdellovibrio bacteriovorus genome encodes these proteins:
- the groES gene encoding co-chaperone GroES yields MGVRPLHDRILVRRMAEEEKTAGGLFIPDTAKEKPQKGEIIATGKGGKGRVTEDGKILPLEVKVGDKVLFGKYAGTELKLDGAEYLMMREEDILGVFN; encoded by the coding sequence ATTGGCGTTCGCCCACTTCATGACAGAATTCTAGTTCGCAGAATGGCGGAAGAAGAAAAAACCGCTGGCGGTCTTTTCATTCCTGACACTGCAAAAGAAAAACCACAAAAAGGCGAAATCATCGCGACTGGTAAAGGCGGTAAAGGCCGCGTAACTGAAGATGGCAAGATCCTTCCATTGGAAGTTAAAGTTGGCGATAAAGTTCTTTTCGGAAAATACGCAGGAACTGAATTGAAACTGGATGGCGCAGAATACCTGATGATGCGCGAAGAAGACATCCTGGGCGTATTCAACTAA
- the queF gene encoding preQ(1) synthase, which yields MKKKNGRDSKELADFALGESQTNYPETYAPEVLEAFDNKNPGKIAWTTFVCTEFTSLCPKTRQPDFAKIFINYIADKKMVESKSLKLYLFSFRNHGDFHEDCVQTICDDLVKLMKPKYIEVIGEFTPRGGIAIYPYANYAAKDKFFQELYKKRMSEYAPGKYSMELSKLY from the coding sequence ATGAAAAAGAAAAACGGCCGTGATTCCAAAGAGCTTGCTGATTTCGCCTTGGGTGAAAGTCAGACCAACTATCCAGAAACATATGCTCCAGAAGTTCTGGAGGCCTTTGACAACAAAAACCCGGGCAAGATCGCCTGGACCACTTTTGTATGTACTGAATTCACGTCCCTGTGCCCTAAGACCCGTCAGCCGGATTTCGCAAAGATCTTCATCAACTACATTGCTGACAAAAAAATGGTCGAATCCAAATCCCTGAAACTGTATCTGTTCAGCTTCCGTAACCACGGGGACTTCCACGAAGACTGCGTGCAGACCATCTGTGATGATCTGGTGAAGTTGATGAAGCCTAAATACATCGAAGTTATCGGCGAGTTCACACCGCGCGGGGGGATTGCGATTTACCCTTACGCGAACTATGCGGCGAAAGATAAGTTCTTCCAGGAACTTTATAAAAAGCGCATGAGCGAATACGCTCCGGGTAAGTACTCTATGGAGCTTTCAAAGCTCTACTAA
- a CDS encoding BON domain-containing protein yields MRRKFLITGLLSLFMISGNVAWAQEELEASPTSSTEGEEGVYRSRKFINLTLGIEQDEKLPPLPDSIEFKGDFRRIVTAAYAKDLNVIRFTPKGEGFATLTIHDKRNGKIVAEFRIDVKKSKLDKVVREMRALLGDIEGINIKIVNNRVVVDGQILLPKDLARIYNVVQQFGEQASSLVTLSPLAQKKIAEFIARDINNPEIEVRAVNEKIILQGWANSDEEAKRAEIIAKTYLPDIVIEAAEEKGVIKKRRPANDGVINLIQIKEAPAKPPSKMIQLVVHYVELNKDYSKAFKFQFTPELGDNSQMTFQTGGDSPGGVISSITGTVSNLLPKLNWAKQHGHARVLESTSLIVEDGKKGEIKQVTNQPYPVIGKDGTQGTAFAEVGIVTAITPVLLGEKSGSVHMEMAFKVSSLLGNTPSGAPITSANEMTSTVTVRDRQSAAVGGLIRNSTSTGYNRPAGQKNPIISLYASKDFIKQQSQFVVFVTPIVKTSASSGAEQIKKKFRLRD; encoded by the coding sequence ATGAGACGTAAATTTCTGATCACCGGACTGCTCAGTCTGTTTATGATCAGTGGAAATGTGGCCTGGGCCCAGGAAGAACTGGAAGCCTCGCCGACATCATCCACAGAAGGTGAAGAGGGCGTATATCGTTCTCGCAAATTCATCAATCTCACCCTCGGCATTGAGCAGGACGAGAAGCTTCCCCCGCTTCCGGACAGCATTGAATTCAAAGGTGACTTCCGCCGAATCGTGACTGCGGCGTATGCCAAAGATCTGAATGTGATTCGTTTCACGCCGAAAGGTGAAGGTTTTGCGACCCTGACCATTCACGACAAACGAAACGGAAAGATCGTTGCGGAATTCCGCATTGACGTCAAGAAAAGCAAACTGGACAAGGTTGTACGCGAGATGCGCGCCCTTCTGGGTGACATCGAGGGTATTAACATCAAGATCGTGAACAACCGCGTGGTTGTCGACGGTCAGATCCTTTTGCCAAAAGATCTGGCGCGTATCTATAACGTTGTTCAGCAGTTCGGTGAACAGGCGTCTTCGCTTGTTACCTTGAGCCCGCTGGCACAAAAGAAAATCGCAGAGTTCATTGCCCGCGACATCAACAATCCGGAAATCGAAGTGCGTGCCGTGAATGAAAAGATCATTCTGCAGGGCTGGGCCAATTCTGATGAGGAAGCCAAACGTGCCGAGATCATCGCCAAAACCTATCTGCCCGATATCGTGATCGAGGCCGCCGAGGAAAAAGGTGTGATCAAAAAACGCCGCCCGGCGAATGATGGTGTGATCAACCTGATCCAGATCAAGGAAGCTCCGGCGAAACCACCAAGCAAAATGATCCAGTTGGTGGTGCACTATGTGGAACTGAACAAGGACTATTCCAAGGCCTTCAAGTTCCAGTTCACTCCGGAACTGGGTGACAACTCGCAGATGACCTTCCAGACCGGTGGCGATTCTCCGGGTGGTGTGATCAGCTCGATCACCGGAACTGTTTCCAATCTTTTGCCTAAACTGAACTGGGCAAAACAACACGGCCATGCCCGCGTACTTGAAAGCACCAGCCTGATCGTGGAAGACGGTAAAAAAGGTGAAATCAAACAGGTGACCAATCAGCCTTATCCGGTCATCGGTAAAGACGGCACCCAAGGAACTGCCTTTGCCGAGGTCGGTATCGTGACGGCGATCACCCCTGTTTTGCTGGGTGAAAAATCCGGCAGTGTGCACATGGAAATGGCCTTTAAGGTGTCCAGCCTTCTGGGGAACACTCCAAGCGGTGCGCCAATCACCAGTGCGAATGAAATGACCTCCACCGTGACGGTGCGCGACCGTCAAAGTGCGGCTGTGGGTGGTTTGATTCGTAACTCGACCTCGACCGGGTACAATCGTCCGGCAGGTCAGAAGAACCCGATCATCAGCCTGTATGCATCCAAAGACTTCATCAAGCAACAAAGCCAGTTCGTGGTCTTTGTTACACCGATAGTTAAGACTTCCGCCAGCTCCGGGGCTGAGCAAATTAAGAAGAAGTTCCGTTTACGCGACTAG
- a CDS encoding DUF333 domain-containing protein translates to MRQIFTLLVLFLVLMTVNAGAAPARKLKMFTPETKKYVVVSVLDYQGLTLSESCLKNGKMNCDAWKAAQTKLDVAKTPNVGVIGNPAARYCLSHKALNRILLDAKKAEYDYCVFPDGSVIDSWTLYNKHFSKKQ, encoded by the coding sequence ATGAGACAAATTTTTACTTTGCTGGTGCTGTTTTTGGTTCTAATGACCGTAAATGCTGGAGCGGCGCCTGCGCGCAAGCTGAAGATGTTTACTCCCGAGACCAAAAAATACGTTGTTGTTTCTGTTTTGGATTATCAGGGACTGACGCTTTCTGAAAGCTGTTTAAAGAATGGCAAAATGAACTGCGACGCCTGGAAAGCGGCACAGACCAAGTTGGATGTGGCGAAGACTCCGAATGTGGGTGTGATCGGCAATCCAGCCGCTCGTTATTGCCTTTCACATAAGGCTTTGAATCGTATTCTTCTTGATGCCAAAAAAGCAGAGTACGATTACTGCGTTTTTCCGGACGGCTCGGTGATTGATTCGTGGACTCTTTATAACAAACACTTTTCCAAGAAGCAGTAG
- a CDS encoding type II secretion system F family protein, with protein MSFLFNEWVMIPLFGICVFVIVILWADKAIAWLHKRSLGQRDEVIKILRVMGMDVDEKKVTLIILLMSFGLGALVFLIFWPSVLMGAFFGASITVAGWQLPLLLVRMIYEQRCTKFVDQMVDGLTIMANGIKAGSNPQESMKRVVEIMGNPMSQEFAQVLYQMQVGDSFESALNDLGNRIPRPDVQMFVTSINILKETGGNLAETFQTIVLVVRERQKVEKKIQALTAQGMMQGIIVTLIPFILMAVFLVIDPAFIKPMFNTTLGLVLLAAMLGLQIIGGVLIKKLVTIKV; from the coding sequence ATGAGTTTCCTGTTTAACGAATGGGTTATGATCCCTCTGTTTGGCATCTGCGTTTTCGTCATCGTCATCCTTTGGGCTGACAAGGCGATTGCGTGGCTGCACAAGCGCAGCCTTGGCCAGCGCGACGAGGTGATCAAGATTCTTCGGGTGATGGGAATGGACGTCGACGAAAAGAAAGTCACCCTGATCATCCTGCTGATGAGCTTCGGTTTGGGTGCCCTGGTCTTCCTGATCTTCTGGCCAAGTGTTTTGATGGGTGCATTCTTTGGTGCTTCCATCACCGTGGCCGGCTGGCAGTTGCCACTGCTTTTGGTGCGCATGATCTATGAACAGCGCTGTACCAAGTTTGTGGATCAGATGGTCGATGGTCTGACGATCATGGCCAACGGTATCAAGGCCGGATCCAATCCGCAGGAATCGATGAAACGTGTGGTGGAGATCATGGGAAATCCTATGAGCCAGGAATTTGCGCAAGTTTTGTATCAGATGCAAGTCGGTGACAGCTTTGAAAGCGCACTGAATGACCTTGGCAACCGCATCCCGCGCCCGGATGTGCAGATGTTTGTGACCTCCATCAACATCTTAAAAGAGACCGGTGGTAATCTGGCAGAAACTTTCCAGACCATCGTACTGGTCGTGCGCGAACGACAAAAAGTAGAGAAAAAAATTCAGGCTTTGACCGCTCAGGGGATGATGCAAGGGATAATCGTCACTCTGATTCCGTTTATCTTGATGGCCGTGTTCCTGGTGATCGATCCGGCGTTCATCAAACCTATGTTTAACACAACCCTAGGTCTAGTGTTACTGGCAGCGATGCTGGGTCTGCAAATAATCGGTGGCGTGCTTATTAAAAAGCTTGTTACCATTAAAGTGTAG
- the groL gene encoding chaperonin GroEL (60 kDa chaperone family; promotes refolding of misfolded polypeptides especially under stressful conditions; forms two stacked rings of heptamers to form a barrel-shaped 14mer; ends can be capped by GroES; misfolded proteins enter the barrel where they are refolded when GroES binds), translated as MSKVITFSEDARTHILKGVNTLANAVKVTLGPKGRNVVIDKSFGSPLITKDGVTVAKEIELENKFENMGAQMVKEVASKTNDEAGDGTTTATVLAQAIYREGAKLVSAGHNPMSIKRGIDKAVAIVIDELKAMSKPVKGSNEVAQVGAISANNDKEIGQMLADAMDKVGREGVITIEESKTAKTEVTVVEGMQFDRGYLSPYFVTNAERMEAVLENAYVLVYDKKISSMKDMIGILEGVAKQGRQLLIIAEDVEGEALATLVVNKLRGTLHIAAVKAPGFGDRRKAMLEDIAILTGAKVISEDVGLKLEAATVADLGVAKRIVVDKDNTTIIDGAGKKNDINGRVGQIKAQIEETSSDYDKEKLKERLAKLAGGVAVIHVGAPSEVEMKEKKHRVEDALNATRAAVEEGIVAGGGTALLRASTKIDKSKFSEEEQFGATIIKRACEEPIRQIAANAGLDGAIVLDRILQNKSTTWGFNAYSDEYTDLIKDGVIDPVKVVRCALTNAASVSSLMLTTETMIAEAPKKESAAPAMPGHDGMGGMGGMM; from the coding sequence ATGAGTAAAGTAATCACATTCTCAGAAGACGCTCGTACACACATCCTTAAAGGTGTGAACACTCTGGCGAACGCAGTAAAAGTAACTTTGGGCCCTAAAGGCCGCAACGTTGTTATCGACAAATCTTTCGGTTCCCCACTGATCACTAAAGACGGTGTGACTGTTGCGAAAGAAATCGAACTTGAAAACAAATTCGAAAACATGGGCGCTCAGATGGTTAAGGAAGTTGCTTCCAAAACCAATGACGAAGCTGGTGACGGTACAACAACTGCAACAGTGTTGGCTCAAGCTATCTACCGTGAAGGCGCGAAACTTGTTTCCGCGGGCCACAACCCAATGTCCATCAAACGTGGTATCGACAAAGCAGTAGCTATCGTTATCGACGAATTGAAAGCGATGTCCAAACCGGTAAAAGGTTCCAACGAAGTAGCTCAAGTTGGTGCTATCTCTGCAAACAATGACAAAGAAATCGGTCAGATGTTGGCAGACGCTATGGATAAAGTAGGCCGTGAAGGCGTTATCACTATCGAAGAATCCAAAACTGCAAAAACTGAAGTGACTGTAGTTGAAGGTATGCAATTCGACCGTGGTTACCTTTCTCCATACTTCGTAACCAACGCAGAAAGAATGGAAGCAGTTCTTGAGAACGCCTACGTTCTTGTTTACGACAAAAAAATCTCTTCCATGAAAGACATGATCGGTATCCTTGAAGGCGTTGCAAAACAAGGCCGTCAATTGTTGATCATCGCGGAAGATGTTGAAGGCGAAGCATTGGCAACTTTGGTTGTTAATAAATTGCGCGGCACTCTGCACATCGCTGCAGTTAAAGCTCCAGGCTTCGGTGACCGTCGTAAAGCAATGCTTGAAGACATCGCGATCCTGACTGGCGCGAAAGTGATCTCTGAAGACGTTGGTTTGAAACTTGAGGCGGCGACTGTTGCTGACCTTGGTGTTGCAAAACGCATCGTTGTAGACAAAGACAACACAACAATCATCGATGGCGCTGGCAAAAAGAACGACATCAATGGCCGTGTTGGTCAGATCAAAGCTCAGATCGAAGAAACTTCTTCTGACTATGACAAAGAAAAACTGAAAGAGCGTCTGGCTAAATTGGCTGGCGGTGTTGCAGTTATCCACGTTGGTGCTCCTTCTGAAGTTGAGATGAAAGAGAAAAAACACCGCGTAGAAGACGCTTTGAACGCGACTCGCGCTGCGGTTGAAGAAGGTATCGTTGCTGGCGGTGGTACTGCTTTGCTTCGTGCTTCCACTAAAATCGACAAATCCAAATTCTCTGAAGAAGAGCAATTCGGTGCGACGATCATCAAACGTGCTTGCGAAGAGCCAATCCGTCAAATCGCGGCTAACGCTGGTTTGGATGGCGCGATCGTTTTGGATCGTATCCTTCAGAACAAGTCCACAACTTGGGGCTTCAATGCTTACTCTGACGAATACACTGATCTGATCAAAGACGGTGTTATCGATCCAGTTAAAGTTGTTCGTTGCGCTTTGACTAACGCAGCTTCCGTTTCTTCTTTGATGCTGACTACAGAGACTATGATCGCTGAAGCACCTAAGAAAGAATCTGCAGCTCCTGCAATGCCTGGCCACGACGGTATGGGCGGCATGGGTGGCATGATGTAA
- a CDS encoding response regulator has protein sequence MKIRFAVIDDAAFLRELIKNIVTSEGGLCVGEAANGDEAVELVSATLPDLVFLDMVMPLRNGIETAKILKELHPDIKIIGCSTIDQEALVQKAFEAGFDAYLPKPFSKEQLLKEITKVLPHLGESTHGRT, from the coding sequence ATGAAGATTCGTTTTGCTGTAATTGATGATGCCGCCTTCTTGCGTGAACTTATCAAAAATATTGTGACCTCGGAAGGGGGCCTGTGCGTCGGCGAAGCTGCCAACGGGGACGAGGCGGTAGAGCTGGTTTCAGCCACACTGCCCGATCTGGTATTTTTGGATATGGTCATGCCGCTTCGTAACGGCATCGAAACAGCAAAGATTCTGAAAGAGCTTCATCCAGATATCAAAATCATCGGCTGCTCCACAATCGATCAGGAAGCTCTGGTGCAGAAAGCCTTCGAGGCGGGCTTTGATGCCTATCTGCCAAAACCATTCAGCAAAGAACAGCTTTTAAAAGAAATCACAAAAGTATTACCGCATCTGGGAGAATCGACTCATGGAAGAACTTAA
- a CDS encoding nucleoside deaminase, whose protein sequence is MNKEFMLRAIELSRNNMRAGAGGPFGAVIVKDGKIIGEGWNKVTSSNDPTAHAEVSAIRDACSKISNFELAGAEIYTSCEPCPMCLSAIYWARIEKIYYGNTRKDAAEINFDDDFLYQEIPKDLKDRKVPMVQCAHTEALEVFKEWDSKTDKVPY, encoded by the coding sequence ATGAACAAAGAATTTATGTTAAGAGCCATCGAGCTTTCCAGAAACAACATGCGTGCCGGCGCAGGCGGTCCTTTTGGGGCAGTCATTGTTAAAGACGGCAAAATCATCGGTGAAGGTTGGAACAAAGTGACTTCCTCCAACGACCCGACCGCGCATGCTGAAGTTTCTGCTATCCGCGACGCTTGCTCCAAGATCAGTAATTTTGAGCTGGCTGGTGCGGAAATTTACACGAGCTGTGAACCTTGCCCAATGTGCCTGTCCGCAATCTACTGGGCACGCATCGAAAAGATCTATTACGGCAACACCCGCAAAGATGCCGCTGAAATCAACTTCGACGACGACTTCCTTTATCAGGAAATTCCAAAAGACCTCAAAGACCGCAAAGTACCCATGGTTCAATGCGCTCACACAGAAGCATTGGAAGTTTTCAAAGAGTGGGACAGTAAGACCGACAAGGTTCCGTACTAA
- a CDS encoding ATPase, T2SS/T4P/T4SS family, translating into MAINPNCNLIAVVGGKGGVGKSVFAANFACTIMNELRSQVLLIDADAKSVGDQNVIMGLKPQKTLKELASFQGSLNSQPMNTLVTMHQSGLAYLGAVRGPEESLNINPDLLGKLLEFFSRAYKFIIVDVGTDLGPAQMAVLQEATAIMIVTTPEVLVVTQTQRLVNELLSATFPKDMFQLVINKASPTGLSPQTISNQLQLPFLGIIPQDEATSMMSLQKYTPFVISAPKAPVTAAYYDVARKLTGGILQRLKTVARPKPAPAAAASGDAGGTVNTQGMDARTLLKIRIHNELIRTVDLKKLLVDGKQDENKEKEVREKTKREITLIVDREAPDVAREERSKLIKEVLEEALGLGPLEDLLADPDVTEIMVNGNKRVFVEKSGKVQLSPVTFTSNDHLRRIIERIVTPLGRQINDSTPYVDARLKDGSRVNAVIEPLAIDGPALTIRKFKKGGITAEKYIGYGSITKNMIDFLRICVENGLNVVISGGTGSGKTSLLNMLSSFIPSNERVITVEDAAELQLQQEHVVRLETRPASMEGSNAIHIRDLIKNALRMRPDRIIVGECRDGAALDMLQAMNTGHDGSMTTTHANSPRECVARLETLCMMSGMDLPMRAIREQIAGAVNLIVQISRLSDGSRKILSITEVAGMQGDVVTLAEIFRFKETGYDKNRKIQGVFQATGTIPSFIQKLSDKGVVIPREIFANDPNAGTPAAAAPAKPPIPAAMAPKMPGVAPVKKSG; encoded by the coding sequence TTGGCTATCAATCCTAATTGTAATCTCATCGCAGTGGTTGGCGGTAAAGGCGGCGTTGGAAAATCCGTCTTCGCAGCCAATTTCGCCTGCACCATCATGAACGAACTCCGCAGCCAGGTTCTTCTGATCGATGCCGATGCCAAGAGCGTCGGCGATCAGAACGTGATCATGGGTCTGAAACCCCAAAAGACACTGAAAGAACTTGCAAGCTTCCAGGGATCTTTGAACTCCCAGCCAATGAACACTCTTGTGACCATGCACCAGTCAGGTTTGGCTTACCTGGGTGCAGTTCGTGGCCCGGAAGAAAGCCTGAACATCAATCCGGATCTTTTGGGAAAACTGCTGGAGTTTTTCTCTCGCGCTTATAAATTCATTATCGTCGACGTGGGTACCGATCTGGGCCCAGCACAAATGGCTGTGCTTCAGGAAGCCACCGCCATCATGATCGTGACGACTCCGGAAGTTCTGGTGGTGACGCAGACTCAGCGTCTGGTGAATGAGCTTTTGTCGGCCACATTCCCGAAAGACATGTTCCAGTTAGTGATCAACAAAGCTTCTCCAACGGGTCTTTCTCCGCAAACGATTTCAAATCAATTGCAACTTCCTTTCCTGGGAATTATTCCTCAGGATGAAGCCACTTCCATGATGTCCCTGCAAAAGTACACCCCTTTTGTGATCTCGGCGCCCAAAGCACCGGTCACAGCGGCGTACTATGATGTCGCCCGTAAACTGACCGGCGGTATTTTGCAGCGCCTGAAAACCGTGGCGCGTCCGAAGCCGGCTCCGGCAGCCGCAGCCTCTGGCGATGCGGGTGGCACCGTCAACACTCAAGGAATGGATGCCCGCACCCTGCTGAAAATCCGCATCCATAACGAACTGATCCGCACCGTGGATCTGAAAAAGCTTCTGGTCGACGGCAAGCAGGATGAAAACAAAGAAAAAGAAGTTCGCGAAAAAACCAAACGCGAAATCACCCTGATCGTGGACCGCGAGGCCCCGGATGTCGCGCGTGAAGAGCGCTCCAAACTGATCAAAGAGGTTTTGGAAGAAGCACTGGGACTGGGGCCTTTGGAAGATCTTCTGGCCGATCCGGATGTCACCGAGATCATGGTTAACGGTAATAAACGGGTCTTCGTCGAGAAAAGTGGTAAGGTTCAGCTCAGCCCTGTGACCTTCACCTCCAACGATCACTTGCGCCGAATTATCGAGCGTATCGTGACACCACTGGGTCGTCAGATCAATGACTCGACTCCGTACGTGGATGCGCGTTTGAAGGACGGTTCGCGTGTGAACGCCGTGATTGAGCCTTTGGCCATTGACGGACCGGCACTGACCATTCGTAAATTTAAAAAAGGTGGTATCACCGCTGAAAAGTATATCGGTTACGGAAGTATCACCAAGAACATGATCGACTTCCTGCGCATCTGCGTGGAAAACGGTCTGAACGTGGTGATCTCTGGTGGTACCGGTTCAGGTAAAACGTCCCTGCTGAACATGCTGTCTTCCTTCATCCCGTCCAACGAACGTGTCATCACGGTCGAGGATGCGGCCGAGCTGCAGCTGCAACAGGAGCACGTCGTGCGCCTGGAAACCCGCCCGGCTTCGATGGAAGGTTCTAACGCCATTCACATCCGTGACCTGATCAAGAATGCCCTGCGTATGCGTCCTGACCGCATCATCGTCGGTGAGTGCCGTGACGGCGCCGCCCTTGACATGTTGCAGGCCATGAACACGGGTCACGATGGTTCCATGACCACGACTCACGCCAACTCTCCGCGTGAATGTGTGGCCCGTCTGGAAACACTTTGTATGATGTCCGGTATGGACCTGCCAATGCGTGCGATCCGTGAACAGATCGCCGGTGCCGTGAATCTGATTGTGCAGATTTCCCGTCTGTCCGACGGAAGCCGTAAGATCCTGAGCATCACCGAAGTGGCGGGCATGCAAGGGGACGTGGTGACTTTGGCTGAAATCTTCAGATTCAAAGAAACCGGTTACGACAAAAACAGAAAGATCCAGGGTGTCTTCCAGGCAACTGGTACCATCCCAAGCTTTATCCAGAAACTGAGCGACAAGGGTGTGGTGATCCCGCGTGAGATCTTTGCCAATGACCCGAATGCAGGCACACCGGCAGCGGCCGCTCCTGCGAAACCACCAATCCCAGCTGCGATGGCCCCGAAAATGCCAGGCGTGGCTCCAGTGAAAAAATCGGGGTAA
- a CDS encoding hit locus: MKRLLVLSILLTLGFSFAGTASADENANRPVNPGEDPNEAFRSSPFEATTSALGDCRECIAYRTGATTGKGSRRHDDTVSREIKGSSATPGGSEKSGTGRQ; encoded by the coding sequence ATGAAAAGACTCTTGGTTCTTTCCATCTTGCTGACCCTGGGCTTCTCCTTTGCGGGAACGGCCTCTGCTGACGAAAATGCCAACCGCCCGGTAAACCCTGGCGAAGACCCGAATGAAGCCTTCAGATCGTCTCCTTTTGAGGCGACGACATCGGCTTTGGGTGACTGCCGTGAGTGTATCGCCTACCGTACCGGCGCCACCACGGGCAAAGGCTCCCGTCGCCATGACGACACTGTTTCCAGAGAAATCAAAGGCTCCAGCGCGACGCCCGGTGGATCTGAGAAATCCGGCACCGGAAGACAGTAA
- a CDS encoding DUF6531 domain-containing protein — protein MKKALLAFAFLFSAQAFALVDMKNANYSNTWIDMDVPGSGYDLKIVRTYNSRSLFNGMFGFGWCSDFETAMEVTAEGNIKVKECGGGLEVTFSPREITRKDVDSSIAQIVNKMKAEKKVGLTEAAINTLKTQLLEDDSLRAEYARQYGITVPVKEGTKFYANGREVEHFIFNKTYYTRNLPDGSSQRFSPQGKLTHIYDKNNNFLKFDYDKDVISTLQDNNGRRLTFKYFQNKKVKTITGPNGLMAEYKFANLDDLASVKNAWLKTYTYEYDELHNLTKATWPDKTFVALKYDKQKDWVLAFADRDKCIETYKYEDSPTDPKNHYWSTVKKTCGKEVMADNKYEFWHQQRADGQYYLQRVMTTVNGNVTDITYHEVFGKPVSIRRNADRISYEYYPDGLVKVKAAPNMKMAFEYDPKVKKVSSVNSTYFNEKGAKVAVKAAQFKYDGKGNLAYAQNSDGQKINMTYDNRGRIATITDQAKKVVKIEYEERYGKPSVVTRPGLGTIVVSYKPNGEISKVDSKEGPSVAMQVASTFNNLLDIIAPATAELYL, from the coding sequence ATGAAGAAAGCACTCTTGGCGTTCGCCTTTCTTTTTTCTGCCCAGGCGTTCGCGCTTGTGGATATGAAAAATGCCAACTACTCCAACACCTGGATTGATATGGATGTTCCAGGCAGCGGGTATGATCTGAAAATCGTGCGCACCTATAACAGCCGTTCTCTTTTCAACGGTATGTTTGGCTTCGGCTGGTGTTCTGATTTTGAAACCGCGATGGAAGTCACTGCCGAAGGCAACATCAAGGTGAAAGAATGCGGTGGTGGTCTTGAAGTGACCTTCTCTCCTCGTGAAATCACCCGCAAGGATGTCGACAGCTCTATCGCCCAGATCGTGAACAAGATGAAAGCGGAAAAGAAAGTCGGCCTGACAGAGGCGGCGATCAACACGCTGAAGACACAGTTACTTGAAGACGACAGCCTGCGTGCGGAATATGCCCGTCAGTACGGAATCACGGTTCCGGTAAAAGAAGGCACCAAATTCTACGCCAACGGCCGTGAAGTTGAGCACTTCATTTTCAACAAAACCTATTACACCAGAAATCTTCCTGATGGCAGTTCCCAGCGCTTCAGCCCGCAGGGAAAACTGACTCATATCTATGACAAGAACAACAACTTCCTGAAATTCGACTATGACAAGGACGTGATCTCCACGCTCCAGGACAACAATGGTCGTCGTCTGACTTTCAAATACTTCCAGAACAAAAAAGTAAAAACCATCACCGGTCCCAACGGTCTGATGGCGGAATACAAGTTCGCCAATCTGGATGACCTGGCTTCCGTAAAGAATGCCTGGTTGAAAACATACACTTACGAATACGATGAACTTCACAATCTGACCAAGGCGACCTGGCCGGATAAAACGTTTGTCGCCTTGAAATACGACAAACAAAAAGACTGGGTTCTGGCGTTTGCAGACCGCGATAAGTGTATCGAGACCTACAAGTACGAAGACTCTCCGACAGATCCAAAAAATCACTACTGGTCCACAGTGAAAAAGACCTGCGGCAAAGAAGTGATGGCGGATAATAAATATGAATTCTGGCACCAACAGCGCGCGGACGGTCAATATTACCTGCAGCGTGTGATGACGACCGTAAACGGCAACGTCACAGACATCACTTACCATGAGGTCTTTGGCAAACCCGTTTCCATCCGTCGCAATGCCGACCGTATCTCTTACGAATACTATCCAGATGGCCTGGTGAAGGTGAAAGCCGCACCAAACATGAAGATGGCATTTGAGTACGATCCGAAGGTTAAAAAGGTCAGCTCTGTGAACAGCACTTACTTCAATGAAAAAGGTGCCAAGGTGGCCGTTAAAGCCGCTCAGTTCAAATACGATGGCAAAGGAAACCTTGCCTATGCCCAGAACAGCGATGGCCAGAAGATCAATATGACATATGATAACCGCGGCCGTATTGCGACCATTACAGATCAGGCCAAGAAAGTGGTTAAAATCGAGTACGAGGAACGCTATGGGAAGCCATCTGTAGTTACCCGTCCCGGTTTGGGCACAATTGTGGTAAGCTATAAACCAAATGGTGAAATCAGCAAAGTGGACAGCAAAGAGGGGCCATCTGTAGCTATGCAGGTAGCCAGCACATTTAATAACCTCTTGGATATCATTGCTCCCGCAACTGCGGAACTTTACCTCTAA